The following coding sequences are from one Nicotiana tomentosiformis chromosome 3, ASM39032v3, whole genome shotgun sequence window:
- the LOC138907504 gene encoding uncharacterized protein, protein MPQMNGAVEAANKNIKKILRKMMDNYKQWHKKLPFALFGYRATVCMSIGATPYLLVYGTEAVIPVKVEITSLRIIQETELSDANRYGTGMSNWLSLIDKAKGKFSPNWQGPYMVHRVLTGGVLGLAEMDGEIWPKPINLDAVKRYYA, encoded by the exons ATGCCGCAGATGAATGGAGCAgtggaagccgccaataagaacatcaaaaagatattaaggaagatgatGGACAACTATAAACAATGGCATAagaagctaccatttgctttgTTCGGGTACCGCGCCACAGTCTGTATGTCAATTGGGGCAACCCCCTATCTACTGGTGTATGGTACTGAAGCCGTTATACCTGTCAAAGTGGAGATTACTTCCCTGAGAATCATACAGGAGACAGAGCTCAGCGATGCGAATAGATATGGAACCGGTATGAGCAATTGGCTATCATTGATA GACAAAGCAAAAGGGAAATTCTCACCtaactggcaaggcccttacatggttcaccgagtactgacaggaggagtacttggacttgcagaaatggatggggaaatatggccaaaacctatcaatttggacgccgtcaagagatattatgcttAA